The Rosa rugosa chromosome 3, drRosRugo1.1, whole genome shotgun sequence sequence atccttctcttctgatcttctctcccatctagttgattcaatcccatctttcctctgaactttcagatctctaacccaccatcatcatccttaatccctttaacaacaactccttcaaacactcgacaactttactcttcgatcttcacatcccctcaacccatcaccatggaaccacgaactctgcaactgatggagctacaaacccagcaacaaatcgaggatggaggaaacaaccaagcagccgggagtagtgccaacacagatttctggcgaagccgtgccaggtgggttcctactccagatcaaataaggatcctcaaggatctttactacgacaagggagttaagaccccaactacagagcatattcacgagatctgtctccagctgcaacagtatggacaggttgagggcaagaacatttatttttggttccagaatgtcagggctcgagagaagcagatgaagaggtgcaatcaggctgctcaagtgcccatgggaactagttctcctggtactggtggatccattgatctcaattttgggtccactggttctactggtgctggtggatccatcgacatcaattttgggccagctggtggatccattgacatcaattttgggtccactagttctactgatgatggtagatccattaatctcaattttggttccaccgattctactggtaatgaaggatttcttgatttaaattttgtttcatattcttcctcacacttcaacactaataccagtacaactcttttggcacaacaggaggacaaacatccctgcaacaacgaggaggagatcaccaggaggttgaaactcttcctctgttccccgtgcacggcgaggacgtctttggtaacccgaagactacttctgaggaaggtagcgcatttggttactattctggtggctcaggcggttacaacagtggctctaacgtttctcttgagctcagcctcaatccatccggagctgctgactaggcttagcatagcatagtcctcgttttcctttttgtaatataaaatcaataagattgcatgcatgtcgtttcttctttttgttaaaccaacaacaacaccaaggatcaaccTTGGTCACCTAATACTATATTCAAAACCATtgacaactctgctgcacacatcaatcataatgatttatcacaaacaatcaattaagttgcacagaggtctagctagcatccttagagtcaaaccaaacacaacaattttgtcgttagaattagggtttaataaagctaaacacatcctgagttagctaggaaaaacccacatccttagagttactcatacaaatcttataaaatctcaaccatttcctctattaatttctccattaaacttaccacaattcataccctatgaatttacgatttagaaaccgaatcaaactccatatcgcatagtaattcacttgaaccactatggatacccaacaatgtcactacaatcaatacccaaaattgcacttaaccatttctcctaaaatccatcaccacagaaacacaccctcatctaataacatttacagagagttgactctaaatctccccattaattaccgaccaagatcaaattccatttcaaaactttaagtgtcccgcctacttaaacttaaaacacaacaacctcaaattcacttcagtccaactccatactacgatccaaaacttaagaaaactagttcacaaaatcaatttccttcacttaaataaaactatgtccacaagtcatagtcaggtcaacagaccaaggtgtccaaacggagaatttccaatccagttgtctttgtgaaacgcaaaatatcaatcaaaaatgatgctcgcaatatcaaccacgtatacaaaacatgttcctcggatctcgatttaaatttagaaataccaaaactaccactagtcccacttcaaatagcccttaagattgtaggtactcggagagaactcaaatatatagtcgttcgtctcaatcactcaaacacgagatcaaactccgttctcgcatctcaaactctgctcaacaacttacaagcacatggaagaattaaccacaataatttcttccctaaccgcaacactactcacaactccacatgagtctagaatctattcaaatgcatctgtatgtccaacttaagaaggcaaaattactatcaattaatactcgtatccacatcagatacaagcataggttcacaccatgccttcaaccaaacacttctacatacaaacggaaactcatttccataaacaatcctcactgactcatcagagttaaatccggaggtttccattcctcgaagatcacaactcgcggaaactaaacttattctaatacgaacttagaaggcaactctaccgtcctacggacatacacgctgtctagaccccatactaagacatacccaatgattataccaataccgaagagtatatgatggggatccgctgcagacgggccatcactcgggaagtattgattatcaccaaatatgtaccttacgctctgataccaaactgtcacgccccgaattttgaataataaattcaaatccgaaacatgaataattacaattacaaaatccaaatctcgaaacttcgagttcattattacaattcactctcacaagcaatattgtaaagctcaaatgagcataacacacctcacaacgtacaattgctgtaaaactctaacaattgctctaaccgcacgatcaccgtcctggttctcctgtcctgtaggattacccgctacacaatttgaatagtgtaccgggagttgcaacaacacaaaacccggtaagctttttacagccagtatgagtaaacaagaaagaattgttgatttatttctttacaattaatataactcaacacaatcaccataaaaggaaggatactcttgaggctctcttttaagaactcattcttaaaagactcaagtatcctcaacacttctcacataagacccctcacagtctcaagtaacctcaacatcactcatacatgaccactcacagtctcaagtaacctcaacatttccctcacaacaccactcaacaattggcagacagactagagctctaactgatcgtttccacctacccggcgcgagagcgtggttcacgatttaatactatcagttccacctacccggcgcgagagcgtgggtcgctgatagtatgccatggtcaccccgtgacctattgatctccacagatcacaacaatttattgttcctcaacaataaaactcaacatctctctcaatatattgtttctcaacaataaactcaatacccctcacaatatattgtttcttaacaataaactcaacacaactccaacaatacataatatttcacaactccaacaatacatattatttcacgtaaataatatatatacatagacattcgcacaggaatgcctattaataccaactatagttcacacgcattaaaaatataaattcattttatacttaaattcattttcttacctgtgagccgcagccctatgaaccgtagttgatcaagttcatattatttcaaaacaaatctttatttcataaacaatttccacacaattacgacaaaaaaaatcaattaattatattcggttcgtaatatgaaccatgtgaggtttactcacctctaatccagctgcgtcttcttaacagctcaaaatacgatccacaatcgtccaccaacttaaaccgtcaatcacctagtcagatacgatcttaacttagcaatcattcataaaccacacatatacaacaatccaacggtcagattctaaattaatgatgatccaacggtcggatcgaaattacgcgatgatctaacggtcagatcctcacggattgcccttaggatcatcctccaagattatcacgaagatccaacggtcagatcttcctgaatcgtccttacaaacatctccacaaatttatactataatccgacggtcagattctcacgaatcgccctccaaatcactatttcacatttatacgaagatccaacggtcggatcttcacccgtgaccacacaaagtcatcgggacagtcatacgatcaacatatctaaatttgaagtaaaaccgatggtcagatcttcgcagatcgtaaacttaagataaaacgtaaaaacgttaaatagtaacgtaaaaacgtaaatccactatttatcaactttttctaacataaccttgtaatatatcaaaacgctcgtatggatgcgtagaacatagcctagataataaaaattcaaaaaatggtcgaatgcgccgccacaaggggCGGTCAGTGGggggtcaacgcggcggtcaacgacggtcaaccacctccgatgcaaaagtcgtcaactacaaacttgttccaaATGACGagctgatccactttcataactagcatgaagtcttaaaacgaaaggaagtggtcggaaattacctagaacagtcgaggtgactggaaaatttccagaatccggcgagaaactgcagaaaacggcgagctccaattcgacgtaaaaacgtcaatttaaggcttcgattccttctgaagagttgttaagaaactcaagaagaactcactggttcaagaatcacagaaaaatatggtctgtagctcgagatataccaatcgaaagcttcggtggtcggaaaaattccagaattttgcagaatccggcaaggctcgatttcgacgtcaaaacttcaatttaaggcttcgattccttctgaagagttgttaagaaactcaataagaactcactggttcaagaatcactcaaaacgacgtcctgtagctcaagatatttggatcgatagttccggtctcgttcttggctgggttgacttgtagttgctgctacgggatgcgccgccatgcaaggcagcttctgggggcttcaggAGGTTGAGGGAAGCACGAGGATGCAGTTTggcaaggatcggtggccggaagcACGAGTTATCGAGCTTGGAACTAAAACGGGCTTAAAACTAACCGGACTTCCGCCGCCGTTTCGGACCGTTCTGCGGCGTAAGGCTGCctcctgcagctgcgcaagatcaaggtgaagctgtggaacgtggtctggggtcgatcgaaggcctgtggagcgagaacaagcttggagaaggaatgctctgttttggttgctagtttcggcagagagagagaggtttattttttttttctttcttttctgcgtGCTGCCTACCCCTTCCACCCATTCTAATTCAATATacaaaagaagcaaagcaaagcaatgcAGCCGTCCCTTTGTTGCTCAAAACACGGAACATGCCGCACCATTTCTATTAAAAGAAATCTCCActtaaaaaaaaaggggttaTTACAATTTTGGACCACCAAAGCTCATTGGGTTGGCTTCAGTGGAGCGACTTATCTGAATGCCACAAACTACTCCATACTATGGACTTGGATGTGGAAAAGATGGCATCTATCTTACTTAACCAACACCATGATCAGGTTTCTCTCACTTCTGATCTCTATATCTTGCTCTTTCTCTAcgatattttttaattttttttttttgttttctttattggTGGTCAATAGATCTTTTCCCATTTTCAACAAAGATAGCATGTTTGCATCAACTCTGGAAGCTCGATATAAAGTGTTGACTGTTGATTAATTCCTATCAACTTGAATTTTTGAAACTAGCTAGTAGTTATCTAAAATAAAATCTAGTGCCGAAACGCAGTGGACCAACTTTTGCATGCATTTATTCCCATGTGGACCATGTCACCTAGCCTAAATGTGATACGTCGTCATTATCTAGTCCCCAATTCCCAACTTCAGTGATGGAAACTGGGAGTAGACTTTGCTTAATAttttctatgaaaattacatgCATGATGACAAATTAAGCTTTTAGGACcgcttatatatattttaacaaATTCTTGCAGTGGAAGTTTGTTAATAATATTCCGCGGCAAATTGGAATTAGAGGGAGGTACCAATAAGCTTATAAGCATGCATGCAAGCATCATGACTAATTAAGTTAATTAATATTCATGCATCATGATTAATTCTTTTTTGTTAATACTATGCAATATTGATGAATGCAGGGGAAGGATTCATACTTCGAGTTCAGTGTTGTACTTCCAGGAAATAATATTCCAAAGTGGTTCAACTTTTGTAAGCATCCAACTGATCATGAGTATTGCGAGTTTGTTATTAAACTTCCTCCAAATTTCAGTGGAAAGAATTCGAGATTGGCTTTATCGGTTGTGTTTGAAAGCACAGATGAAACACTAACTTATGATGATTATGATGATTATGAAAAACACGCGTTTCATGTCCGAGTCTACATTAATGGTGATGAAATATTTTGGGTTCACGAGCATTTACTTATTCGTCCGGGGTCAAATCATGTGTGGTTGCAGTATGTTTCGTTATCTGATATGAGGCATTGGGGGAGACAGTGGAATGAAGAGCAACTTTTGAGCAAGTGTGAAGTGAGAATTTTTTCTTCTAAACCACTTTCCTTAAAAGCTTGTGGTGTCCAACTAGTATGCCACCGGAACGAGTATGACAACAATGATCAAAACTTAGCAGATCTTCAATTTTACAAGAGAAATTACGATGACTTGGATCATGAAGTTGTT is a genomic window containing:
- the LOC133736328 gene encoding protein WUSCHEL-like — encoded protein: MEPRTLQLMELQTQQQIEDGGNNQAAGSSANTDFWRSRARWVPTPDQIRILKDLYYDKGVKTPTTEHIHEICLQLQQYGQVEGKNIYFWFQNVRAREKQMKRCNQAAQVPMGTSSPGTGGSIDLNFGSTGSTGAGGSIDINFGPAGGSIDINFGSTSSTDDGRSINLNFGSTDSTGGQTSLQQRGGDHQEVETLPLFPVHGEDVFGNPKTTSEEGSAFGYYSGGSGGYNSGSNVSLELSLNPSGAAD
- the LOC133736327 gene encoding uncharacterized protein LOC133736327, which gives rise to MDLDVEKMASILLNQHHDQGKDSYFEFSVVLPGNNIPKWFNFCKHPTDHEYCEFVIKLPPNFSGKNSRLALSVVFESTDETLTYDDYDDYEKHAFHVRVYINGDEIFWVHEHLLIRPGSNHVWLQYVSLSDMRHWGRQWNEEQLLSKCEVRIFSSKPLSLKACGVQLVCHRNEYDNNDQNLADLQFYKRNYDDLDHEVVQVPRSRFGWYPQQRLRLGALGITLVEIDRDENKKIIGEHFLHRIFKKVSTRLIAHAKILNLLYVLVCLILIFCLFAIK